One Tautonia rosea genomic window, GAGTTTCCTTCGTCACGGTCAACGATCAAGGCGCGGGTCCTGTGGGATGGGATACCCACCTGAACAATTTCCCGATGCTTCGCGACACCCTTGCCCCGCCCATCGATCGCGGCGTGTCGACCCTCATCGCCGACCTGCACGAGCGTGGCCTGCTCGACGAAACGCTCGTCATCATGATGGGTGAGTTCGGCCGCACCCCGAAGATCAACGATGCCGCCGGTCGCGACCACCACGGCCGAGCCAATAGCATCCTTCTCTCGGGAGGAGGCATGCCATCTTGCCTTGTTCTCGGGGCAACTGATGATCGGGGTGATCAACCGATCGATCGTCCGATCACTCCGAGTGACCTGGCCGCGACCCTCTTTACCGCGCTTGGCATTAATCCGGAGCACCGTTTCCAGACTCCGGACGGCCAGCCCATCCGCCTTGTTGACAACGGTCACGCGATCCAGGAACTGTTTTGATCTCTCGCCCCACCCGACTTCGGCGCGACCGACGAATCATTAAGTTGATTCGGTCGCGCCTCGCTTTTTCGCGGCGGCATCGCGCAACAATCGCACATTGCGCATGTTGACCTTGAATGCCACGTCAAACAGATCACCAACGATGGGAACCGCTCCTACCGTCGTGTCCAGGACCGAGTTCAGGACCATGCGAACGATAATGCGCTTCGGAAGCTTGTAGTAGTAAATGGCCATCAAGATCAATGCCGCCTGTACGGCTCCCCCCGCCAGGTCGCCGACTCCTGGGATCAGACCCGCGAGTTGGTCGGCACCGAACCGGATTTTGGTCCCCGGAATTCGAAAATTCGCATCCATGAACCAGGCGAGCCGGTCCAGAAACAGCTCTTCGGACGTTGCCTCGGGAGCAATCCGTTCTGCCTCAACTCGGGTCGGTTTTGTGGTTGCCATCTCGGCCTCATGATGAAGAAACAACGCCTCGAAACCGACCCGAGGAAGGTCACGTGAACGTACCAGCCGAGAGGTTAACCCCGGACCTTGCTCGATCGAGCATCATTGGCAAACACGCCGAACGCCAGCAAGAGAATGGCAAAAATCAGGGCTGAGAAGAATCCCCCGGGACTGAACGAGTCTCCTCCTCCTCGCAACACATACCAGAATCCACCGCCCAGTAACGACCCGGCAACCCCCAGGAGGACGGTCGTCGGTAAACCCATCTCATCCTTTCCCGGATGAAGGAGACGAGCCAGCAAACCGACCACAAGCCCAAACACGATCCAGCCGATGACTGCTCCAATAGTTTCCATGACTCACCTCGATTGAACGACCTCGTAATCAACATCCGCTGAAGCGTCGTTGCCCCGATCCAGATGTACTGCGAAGAGGGACTGTGACAAACGATTCCCGAGCATCTCGTATGCCAAT contains:
- a CDS encoding DUF4112 domain-containing protein → MATTKPTRVEAERIAPEATSEELFLDRLAWFMDANFRIPGTKIRFGADQLAGLIPGVGDLAGGAVQAALILMAIYYYKLPKRIIVRMVLNSVLDTTVGAVPIVGDLFDVAFKVNMRNVRLLRDAAAKKRGATEST
- a CDS encoding GlsB/YeaQ/YmgE family stress response membrane protein; this encodes METIGAVIGWIVFGLVVGLLARLLHPGKDEMGLPTTVLLGVAGSLLGGGFWYVLRGGGDSFSPGGFFSALIFAILLLAFGVFANDARSSKVRG